The DNA segment CCGGGGCCGCTGGCGGGCTGATTATCAGCCGCCGCAATGCTCGCCGGTGGCCTATCTGGACCGCCTGGGTTTCCTGGGACCTGAAACCTTAGCGGTACATACTGTCTGGCTGGACTCGGCCGACCGGGAAATCCTGGCCCGGCGCTCATCCTGGGCCGTGTTGTGCCCCCGTTCCAACCAGCTTACCGGGGCTGGATTCCCCGATCTCCCGGAACTTCATCGGGCCGGGGTGCGCCTGGCCCTGGGGACCGATTCTCTGGCCAGCAACCAGGACCTTAACCTGTTTAATGAAATGCTGACCCTGCATCAACATTACCCAGAATTTCCCTTGGACCAACTGCTGGCCCTGGCCACCCAACAGGGGGCGGAGGCATTGGGCCGCGGTGATGATTTGGGCAGTCTCGCCTCCGGCAAAAAGGCAGCCCTGCTATTCATCCCCTTAGAGTCCGAAAGCAATTTCTGGCCCGATTTGCTGGCCGCGGGCGTGGCTGGAAAGATTTCCTGGCTCGGCGCTCCTGGTCCGGAGGGCGGATATGGGAGTTAAACTGCGCTTGGGCCGCATCTGTTATATTAATGTCCTGCCGATCTATTACGCCATGGACCAGGCTTATGTGCCGAATGGGGCTGAGGTGATCTGGGGCACCCCCGCCGAACTTAACGACCGGATGTTCGCCGGCAGATTAGATGTCAGCGGCATCTCCTCCCTGGAATATGGCCGTCATTTTCATAAGTATCTACTGCTGCCGGACCTTTCCATCAGTTCACAAGGCGATGTCGGCAGCGTGTTGTTGTTCAGCCATCTCCCTTTTCATTGCCTGAGTGGCCAACAAGTATTGCTCAGTCAGAGTTCGGCCACCTCAGCCGCATTGGTCAAAATTATCCTGGCGGAAATGTATGGCGCCCGACCGTGCTATGGCTCCGGGCCGGTAAGCACACAACTGCTAGACGGCTGGGCCGCACTGCTGGCCATCGGCGACGAGGCCTTACGGCTGCGGGC comes from the Deltaproteobacteria bacterium genome and includes:
- a CDS encoding menaquinone biosynthesis protein, producing MGVKLRLGRICYINVLPIYYAMDQAYVPNGAEVIWGTPAELNDRMFAGRLDVSGISSLEYGRHFHKYLLLPDLSISSQGDVGSVLLFSHLPFHCLSGQQVLLSQSSATSAALVKIILAEMYGARPCYGSGPVSTQLLDGWAALLAIGDEALRLRATRTYPYFLDLGSAWYDLTGLPFVFGVWAVRRSCFAQHTAQVHYLHQNLLMAKDWGLKSLEEISHQAADLLGLDYQTLFHYYNQLNYDLQAPQRQGLEAFYHYLLKFGELPEMPQLRFI